The genomic segment tttcatataagactttaagacttttgtaaaaataattactaagataagaaaacataaaaaacttatttttgataaaatactctcacatatatatgtcgggttatcattaggattcaaggcgcgtaatgatccttcgtttgaattagccattgttttacgaaacagagaatatatttacgcgaataaacaagattttacaaaatattatgaataatgagtttaataaataataagattaacaaacgataagtttaactaataattagattaaagattaataagtttaacgaacaataagaggaacgaataattagccattgttttacgaaacagaatatatttacgcgaataaacaagattttacaaaatattatgaataatgagtttaataaataataagattaacaaacgataagtttaactaataattagattaaagattaataagtttaacgaacaataagaggaacgaataatatgtcttacgaataatgaatttaacgtataatgagattaacgattgataggtttcacgaataatgaatttaattaacgctattaacaatgttccggggttcaaacgaatccacggtcaacgggataactctttactatgtgtagaataattttaaacacaaaatacaattgctgagacactcggtaaattgctcgatgtatcactttccaaggcgatcacacgaatgaatatctgatgaaaatctttttcgctatacgactgcatttgtttgttatatgctcgctggaaacatcgagaaggttccaatcgttgttgctaggcaatttctgtcaaaagtttgttgtatactctttggaaacatcgagaaagattcaaacgccgttactaggcagtttctgtctggagattaattcctaatacaacgtgtgtcccattatatcgacatctctaaagtacaattctatgtgatttctagggagaacaatacaaccgatccacaccttcgtcaggcaaaacgtttatcccgtgaccgtggctacgttcggtgaccagttgtcacctcgaacccactttcgctttcacaaatatcaaacaattacaaatgacaattgcttaattacagttatgataaaatctaggctaaagcattagaaggcttcctcaaaattgcaaagggaaggctccggttttcctttcatctccgacatatataatacaaggatataatacaaccgaacattttaaacttagcctatagcgcgtgcgcgcacacacacgcacacacatgacacacatgacacacatgcgcgcacacacatgcgcgcatacacacatgcacacacatgcgaatgatttctcgaacgataatccatttatttatatttttcaatatctgtccttacgattgcgcatttatttgttccacgtatcatatttatctatttgcataactgtaggtgacattttttttaacaattttgctaatatttcataactttttaattcatatttcaaagtggtaacaggtgtttctttcttttcaagtctcctccatatcgggcttatttctagtagccacgcttgcttacaaagcaattttatatctgcacaagaatatctttcaatgcattttactatgtggtttacaatatctgtattttctaataagtggttgctaaggtataatttgaatataccaagtcgagcaacttcattgggtaatgatacgtatatttgcttttcgagacgcctgagtaaagctgcatcaatgcccctaataacatatttacaataaatattatcgttctattatactaataataatgaaggaatacttcaaacaacacaataacatatttggaatttggagaaatattacgatattttctacttagaaaacattgaaataacgtgatatacgtaccaaggggaattagttgtagccagaagaactacattagaattctcattagacactaatccatccaatctagaaagaagttctgatctgaatctctttgcaggttcagacaatatacagtctcctttatttgtggcgatccagtcaatctcgtcgataaaaataattgtaggcgaatgactataggcaagttcaaataaaacctgttcagtttaacaaatgtattgTATGTCGTGTAAcatcacgaatatgatatcatttcgttttccaaacaactattctatttatatataaatgacgaaaaataaaatcaaatctttttatacctagaatctctccttcatagacaaaggaacaaagaaacttacatagacaaagcaacttacacgtatatacttctcggaatcgcctctccatttgctgaccaatgagctggcagttatgttaaaaaaggtgcaatggcattctgtcgcgactgtcttcgctaacatcgttttccctgttttgtatatttcttgtaaacacgtacagaaatgaaaagaatgcgagtatctttcctgtaccaggtgggccgtacagcaaaatacctttccagggggaaaacgggccaTCAAAAAAGATAGGATACTTAAGGGCATACACAAcggcctccttaacagcggttttacattcttctaggcctataacgtcatcccaatgtacatttaatttgtttactatgatctcctgtgacgatacaaagataaaatggcgtcttctctatattaagtaagtgttacgtaatttgatatttgaagcgttactgaaatcacgtcatcgtcgatatacgttgaacggtttatcgacgggaattttatcgtttaaaagctttacgatacgtatattaatcgaaaataacttacgcatgagatgtcctcagcaatctttcgtaattccggattatctgaataaagcttttcaatgcatttcaatatcttcgattgcatggattgttccattgggacgttaaatagctcttctgatgaacgCCCATCACTCTCATTGGGAAATATCGACGTCACTGTCattgcgagattaatatgattcgtattgtcatcagttatcttctgctgtagattcgtctctttcacaggctcacttctcgcttgtttactaacagatttggcttttgtctcaatacttctacaaacactggatcatattgtaatacgatgcgttgaatacgatacgttgaatacgatacgttgaatacgatacgttgaatacgttgaataccgtttaatatcgttaaataatttaaattcttacgttttgcttgcatttgtcacttccctcgtcatttcccttccagtcattttcttacacaatatgggatatttttgaaatttcatcttgtaataattttcatactctgcaacgataatttccaaatcgatgttgtcgcagacccgatgttcgggagatagacgagcttcccggaataatacatcgctaatgtctatatacctaaaaaaatgtagtttttaattaattatagtttttaactgattaaaaatatttttcgcaatgactgaacactataagataaccatcaaacaactgttttatctctaggtaagacaggcaaaagaatgtatttactatataaatcctcgaagataatttcttgtcttctgctctttaatttccaatttttagatggatgagaataatttgaatttatatttcatatatttgtttataaccagttaatctacattatcgattgagttattcttaactactgaattaccgatgtcgaattttcaaatttggtttcgccttctctttccacgatgtccactgatttctatttcgattggtcactgacactattcaaaagaattggaactaggaatatattttaattatgatatactcacccattgtgttccaaataatcacatacaaggtataatatgttccgatgacgttccgaaatacgactctcctcctaatataattactttttcattacaataatataagttttttcatgtaattttttgttacatttgcgaattcaacgagttacacatgatttttcatgaaacacgaacgttaaaaatatttgatacagcctaattataaaaattgttagaagcaaaagtcatagatactatgtgcgagtatcgcatgaaacgaacagctattaagagaactgcagcaatattacaaatcaaataacaaaacacactcgtctgtgacgtggaaattctaaaatctaaaatctagaatattccttaccttttttcgcagattataaaatatcttattcatactaccttgcatcgataaatcaccgttcatagtgacactttcaaatcgcctatcgtttctcaatggatacgagaatttccgtttattactttaaaaacaacccgtccattacgtttctcttaaaaaattctttcaactccgtcgaaaaccgagcatcaaacaagaggcaaacgatttgttgccatggaaatatttggttcacacataagc from the Bombus vancouverensis nearcticus unplaced genomic scaffold, iyBomVanc1_principal scaffold0035, whole genome shotgun sequence genome contains:
- the LOC117162956 gene encoding uncharacterized protein LOC117162956 isoform X3, which gives rise to MVTNRNRNQWTSWKEKAKPNLKIRHRYIDISDVLFREARLSPEHRVCDNIDLEIIVAEYENYYKMKFQKYPILCKKMTGREMTREVTNASKTVCRSIETKAKSVSKQARSEPVKETNLQQKITDDNTNHINLAMTVTSIFPNESDGRSSEELFNVPMEQSMQSKILKCIEKLYSDNPELRKIAEDISCA
- the LOC117162956 gene encoding katanin p60 ATPase-containing subunit A-like 2 isoform X2: MVTNRNRNQWTSWKEKAKPNLKIRHRYIDISDVLFREARLSPEHRVCDNIDLEIIVAEYENYYKMKFQKYPILCKKMTGREMTREVTNASKTSIETKAKSVSKQARSEPVKETNLQQKITDDNTNHINLAMTVTSIFPNESDGRSSEELFNVPMEQSMQSKILKCIEKLYSDNPELRKIAEDISCEIIVNKLNVHWDDVIGLEECKTAVKEAVVYALKYPIFFDGPFSPWKGILLYGPPGTGKILAFFSFLYVFTRNIQNRENDVSEDSRDRMPLHLF
- the LOC117162956 gene encoding katanin p60 ATPase-containing subunit A-like 2 isoform X1; the protein is MVTNRNRNQWTSWKEKAKPNLKIRHRYIDISDVLFREARLSPEHRVCDNIDLEIIVAEYENYYKMKFQKYPILCKKMTGREMTREVTNASKTVCRSIETKAKSVSKQARSEPVKETNLQQKITDDNTNHINLAMTVTSIFPNESDGRSSEELFNVPMEQSMQSKILKCIEKLYSDNPELRKIAEDISCEIIVNKLNVHWDDVIGLEECKTAVKEAVVYALKYPIFFDGPFSPWKGILLYGPPGTGKILAFFSFLYVFTRNIQNRENDVSEDSRDRMPLHLF